The Candidatus Obscuribacterales bacterium nucleotide sequence CCCGGCGTTGATACTCAAGACAGCGCCATTTTGGTCGTATTCCCCAGACAAGAGCTGCTGCAGTTCCCACTGATCGAGCGCTTTTTGCAACGTCTGGGCGGTGGCGCAGGCTTCTTCGAGCAGGGCATCGTCGGGCTCCACGCTCAGCAACTCTAGGACGGCTTGGGCATCCTCTAGCTGCGATCGCCATTGGTCGAGCTGATCGAGATGGGATTTACAGTCGTTTAACTCTTGCAGCGTGCGCTGGGCACGGGTTTGATCATCCCAGAAGTCTGGCTGGGAGGCGATCTGCTCTAGATCGTGGATTTTGGCCGTCAGAGCAGGGACGTCAAAGATAGTCCTGGGTTTTACCCAGGCGTAGCGACAAGGTGTCAAGATCTCGCTTGAGGTCTTGGGTGTTGAGCAGAGAAATCATAGCGGCGTTTTGTCGAAGTCGAATGTCATCAAGTATTTTATTGTAAAGCATGGATGCGATCGCCGTCTGCTGGAAACCATCTCAGGCGACCTCCATCGATCACCTCAAGCTAGGAGCGATCGCTCTGGGCCATTGCCCGATAGCATAGAGTAGTTGAGGCATGGGTTAGGGGCTGGGATGGGAGGGTTGTGTGATTGAGCTATGCGGGGTGAGCCATGGGTTTGGCGATCGCCGAGTGTTGCACGACATTACCGTCACGCTGACGGAACCGCGCATTGGGGTGATTGGCAGCAATGGTTCTGGCAAGAGCACTTTTGCCCGCTTGCTGAATGGGTTGATTGTGCCAGATGCAGGCTGGGTGCGGGTGGATGGCTTGGATACGCGCTACCAGGCTAAGGCGGTGCGGCGGCAGGTGGGGTTTGTATTCCAAAATCCCGATCATCAAATTATTTTACCGACCGTGGCGGAAGACCTGGCCTTTGGGTTGACGAATCTGAAAATGAAGCGCGCCGAGATTCACCAGCGGGTAGATGCCATGCTGATTCAGTATGGATTGAAGGACTGGCGCGACCATCCAGCTCATTTGC carries:
- a CDS encoding ABC transporter ATP-binding protein — protein: MIELCGVSHGFGDRRVLHDITVTLTEPRIGVIGSNGSGKSTFARLLNGLIVPDAGWVRVDGLDTRYQAKAVRRQVGFVFQNPDHQIILPTVAEDLAFGLTNLKMKRAEIHQRVDAMLIQYGLKDWRDHPAHLLSGGQKQLLAIAAVLIMQPRYLIFDEPTTLLDLRNRNHIRRILWNLSQPIVVVSHDLDLLQDFDRILLFDHGKIVMDAPPAIALPAYVEQMACL